The following proteins are encoded in a genomic region of Alistipes shahii WAL 8301:
- a CDS encoding single-stranded DNA-binding protein, with product MLVLEAIGNLGADAIIKDLNGQKYIAFSVAHTESYKDSQGQRHERTTWVSCLKYGESQVINYLKKGTRVFIRGELSAKAYEAGGALQAGINCRVRELQLLGGNRADQTEAPQQAVTTSAATPTYAPPAYQQPEEVDDLPF from the coding sequence ATGTTAGTATTAGAAGCAATTGGCAACCTCGGAGCGGACGCCATTATTAAAGACCTTAACGGACAAAAGTACATAGCTTTCAGCGTAGCCCATACCGAAAGCTATAAAGATTCGCAGGGGCAACGACACGAACGTACGACTTGGGTAAGTTGCCTTAAATACGGAGAAAGCCAGGTAATTAACTATTTGAAGAAGGGTACCCGCGTATTTATTCGCGGCGAACTTTCGGCCAAGGCATATGAAGCCGGCGGAGCATTGCAAGCCGGTATAAATTGCCGGGTTAGAGAATTGCAGCTTTTAGGCGGAAACCGGGCTGACCAAACAGAAGCCCCCCAGCAGGCCGTAACGACTTCGGCCGCTACACCAACTTACGCGCCGCCGGCATATCAGCAACCCGAAGAAGTAGACGATTTGCCATTTTAA
- a CDS encoding DNA cytosine methyltransferase yields the protein MDNIRLLYIDLFCGAGGTSTGVEKANYKERKCAKVIACVNHDANAIASHAANHPEAQHYTEDMRTLDLRPLAEHTAEMRRMYPMAKVVLWASLECTNFSRAKGGQPRDADSRTLAEHLFRYIEALTPDYIQIENVEEFMSWGDLDENGKPISRDKGRLYTNWVDNVKAYGYKFDHRILNAADYGAYTSRKRFFGIFAKPYLPIVWPKPTHSKTGGGDLFGSLAKWKPVKEVLDFADEGESIFNRKKPLSPKTLERIYAGLIKFVAGGKDSFLIKYNSVNKKTGKHIPPSIDEPCPTVACQNRLGIANIHFLAKHFSGHPESKVSSVDNVAGTITTVDHHSLVGAEFLSAYYGNGNNHSVNMPSPTITTKDRFSVVKPEFIANNYSGGGQLSSLDNPCPAVMTNPKQNVIACKWYLMNPQFSNAGGSVEKPCFTLIAKMDKKPPYLIATECGQLAIEIYETDSGPMRKIKEFMALYGIVDIKMRMLKIIELKRIMGFPENYTLIGTQADQKKFIGNAVEVNIARVLCEALVEEIVDELLKVA from the coding sequence ATGGACAACATTAGATTACTATATATAGACTTGTTTTGCGGTGCGGGTGGAACAAGTACAGGCGTAGAGAAGGCCAACTATAAGGAGCGAAAATGCGCGAAGGTTATAGCTTGCGTAAACCACGACGCGAACGCCATAGCGAGCCACGCGGCCAATCATCCCGAAGCGCAGCACTATACGGAAGATATGCGAACCTTGGACTTACGCCCATTGGCAGAACATACCGCCGAAATGCGCCGAATGTACCCTATGGCGAAAGTTGTGCTTTGGGCTTCGCTTGAATGTACCAATTTCAGCCGGGCCAAAGGCGGCCAGCCCCGCGACGCAGATAGCCGTACCCTTGCCGAACACTTGTTTAGGTACATAGAAGCTCTTACCCCCGATTATATCCAAATCGAGAACGTAGAAGAATTTATGAGCTGGGGCGACTTGGACGAAAACGGAAAACCGATTAGCAGGGACAAAGGGCGGCTTTATACCAATTGGGTAGATAACGTAAAAGCCTACGGGTACAAGTTCGACCATAGAATACTTAATGCAGCGGATTATGGGGCATATACCAGCCGAAAGCGTTTCTTCGGGATATTTGCCAAACCGTACCTACCTATTGTATGGCCGAAGCCTACCCACTCAAAGACCGGGGGCGGCGACCTTTTCGGCAGCTTGGCGAAGTGGAAACCCGTAAAGGAAGTTTTGGACTTTGCCGATGAAGGGGAAAGTATCTTTAATCGTAAAAAACCGCTTTCGCCTAAGACCTTGGAACGCATATACGCGGGCCTTATAAAGTTCGTAGCAGGCGGGAAGGATTCGTTTTTGATTAAATATAATTCAGTCAATAAGAAGACGGGGAAGCATATCCCGCCTTCGATAGATGAACCATGCCCTACCGTAGCTTGCCAAAACAGGTTAGGGATAGCGAACATTCATTTTCTCGCAAAGCATTTTAGCGGACACCCGGAAAGCAAGGTTTCCAGCGTAGACAACGTAGCGGGAACCATTACGACCGTAGACCACCATAGTTTAGTAGGGGCCGAATTTCTTTCGGCATACTATGGAAACGGTAATAATCATTCCGTAAATATGCCTTCGCCCACTATTACAACGAAAGATAGGTTTTCGGTGGTAAAGCCGGAATTTATAGCGAACAATTATAGCGGCGGCGGGCAATTATCATCCTTGGATAACCCTTGCCCGGCGGTAATGACGAATCCCAAGCAAAACGTAATAGCCTGCAAATGGTATCTTATGAACCCTCAATTTTCTAACGCCGGCGGTTCCGTCGAAAAGCCGTGCTTTACCCTTATCGCCAAAATGGATAAAAAGCCCCCGTACCTTATTGCTACGGAGTGCGGACAATTGGCAATAGAGATTTACGAAACCGATAGCGGCCCAATGCGGAAAATAAAGGAGTTTATGGCCCTTTACGGTATCGTCGATATAAAAATGCGAATGTTAAAAATTATCGAGTTAAAGCGAATTATGGGGTTCCCGGAAAACTACACCCTTATAGGGACGCAAGCCGACCAAAAGAAGTTTATCGGCAATGCGGTAGAAGTGAATATAGCCCGTGTTCTTTGCGAAGCCTTGGTAGAAGAAATTGTAGACGAACTATTAAAAGTTGCATAG
- a CDS encoding DUF4406 domain-containing protein: MEKIYISGRISGLPIEEVAAKFDETETKLKAQGYEVINPLKNGIPATASWEAHVAMDVLLLMGCDAIYLLPDWGFSKGATLEKNLAELTGKTIIYEEVPAFQHIKQAIAEGMGVSFFDIIGESREQKHVFSRMIFAQLCREEGATVVRIAKEMKRNHATIIYYLRKYPDDYRYTPEFRAYANAVKAHLSKD; the protein is encoded by the coding sequence ATGGAAAAGATATACATTTCAGGCCGAATTAGCGGCCTACCAATAGAAGAAGTAGCGGCAAAGTTCGACGAAACGGAAACCAAGTTAAAAGCCCAAGGTTACGAAGTGATAAACCCGCTTAAAAACGGTATTCCGGCTACCGCCTCTTGGGAAGCCCATGTAGCTATGGACGTTCTTCTACTTATGGGGTGCGACGCTATTTATTTGTTGCCCGATTGGGGATTTTCCAAAGGGGCTACGCTTGAAAAGAATTTAGCCGAACTAACGGGAAAGACAATTATTTACGAAGAAGTACCTGCCTTCCAGCACATAAAGCAGGCGATAGCCGAAGGCATGGGCGTTTCATTCTTCGATATTATAGGCGAAAGTAGAGAGCAAAAACACGTCTTTTCCCGTATGATTTTCGCCCAGCTATGCCGTGAAGAAGGGGCAACGGTGGTAAGGATTGCAAAAGAGATGAAGCGGAACCATGCTACTATTATCTACTACCTCAGAAAGTACCCGGATGATTACCGATATACCCCCGAATTTAGGGCTTATGCAAACGCAGTCAAAGCCCACCTATCAAAAGACTAA
- a CDS encoding replication protein — protein MDEKDNKQGPQRVDLARFRAVLQKRNIPIRFKVDKYTEDVPAMLRECYIAEVMRRRMQFIDDEATQSHIEKAAKWLTGNHKPGLLLHGTVGNGKTTLVRAIGSLIGVLYESLYSDRRKNVLAVSALELADIAKNQPERFDYIKKAELLAIDDVGTEPSVVKVWGNEISPFVDTIYYRYDRQKFTIMTSNLSAEDLADKYGERIADRFTEMFDRIAFENYSYRK, from the coding sequence ATGGACGAAAAGGACAACAAACAGGGGCCGCAACGGGTAGACTTGGCGCGGTTCCGGGCGGTACTTCAAAAAAGAAATATACCGATACGCTTTAAGGTCGATAAATACACCGAAGACGTGCCGGCAATGTTGCGCGAATGTTATATAGCCGAAGTTATGCGGCGGCGTATGCAGTTCATCGACGACGAAGCAACCCAAAGCCATATAGAAAAGGCGGCAAAATGGCTGACGGGAAACCATAAACCGGGGCTTCTTCTTCATGGAACAGTAGGCAATGGCAAAACAACCTTAGTTCGTGCAATAGGTAGCCTTATAGGGGTACTGTACGAAAGCCTATATTCAGACCGGCGTAAAAATGTTTTGGCGGTATCGGCTTTGGAACTTGCAGACATAGCCAAGAACCAGCCGGAACGCTTCGACTACATTAAGAAAGCCGAGTTATTGGCGATTGACGACGTAGGTACGGAACCTTCCGTAGTGAAGGTTTGGGGAAACGAAATTAGTCCTTTTGTCGATACGATTTACTACCGGTATGACCGGCAGAAGTTTACAATTATGACCAGCAATCTAAGCGCGGAAGACCTGGCAGATAAATACGGCGAACGGATAGCCGACCGATTTACGGAAATGTTCGACAGAATAGCGTTTGAAAATTACTCTTATAGAAAATAA
- a CDS encoding HU family DNA-binding protein, with protein MTKQDLITVVGSKTGQNDSHVRPIIEATLDAIKECVQRKEPVYLRGFGTFQPKKRAEKKARNITAGTTIIVPAHEVAHFKPSKSFTINK; from the coding sequence ATGACGAAGCAAGATTTAATTACAGTCGTTGGCAGTAAGACCGGGCAAAACGATAGCCACGTAAGGCCGATTATCGAAGCCACATTAGACGCAATTAAGGAATGCGTACAGCGCAAGGAACCCGTTTACCTTCGTGGCTTCGGAACCTTCCAGCCGAAGAAACGGGCCGAAAAGAAAGCCCGTAACATTACCGCCGGTACTACGATTATCGTACCGGCGCACGAAGTAGCCCACTTCAAACCAAGTAAAAGTTTCACAATCAACAAGTAA
- a CDS encoding MBL fold metallo-hydrolase → MVLKVLGSSSHGNSYILENDREALLLEAGVRFASVKQALDYNITKVVGCLITHEHKDHAGYINEVLKATVPVYASAGTIENTPIEGPRRANVCKAGTLFTLGGFRIIPFGTKHDSAEPLGFFINHEETGNILFATDTYYLPCKFAGLNNVLIECNYRLDLLDANIAAGRIPAVVRNRTLKSHLSYDHCVQALQANDIKGVNNIVLIHLSDGNSNAEQFRAGVRAATGKTVHIAEAGLIINFDKTPF, encoded by the coding sequence ATGGTTCTAAAAGTATTAGGCAGTAGCAGCCACGGAAATAGCTACATATTGGAGAACGACCGCGAAGCCTTGTTATTGGAAGCGGGCGTAAGGTTCGCCAGCGTGAAGCAAGCGTTAGACTACAATATAACGAAGGTTGTAGGCTGCCTAATTACCCACGAACACAAAGACCACGCAGGCTACATTAACGAAGTATTGAAAGCTACCGTACCCGTCTACGCTTCGGCCGGTACAATTGAGAACACCCCAATAGAAGGCCCGCGCCGCGCGAATGTTTGCAAAGCCGGAACCCTTTTTACCCTCGGCGGTTTCCGAATTATTCCTTTCGGGACTAAGCACGATTCCGCCGAGCCTTTGGGGTTCTTCATCAATCACGAAGAAACGGGTAATATCCTATTCGCTACCGATACCTATTACTTGCCTTGCAAGTTTGCAGGACTTAATAACGTATTGATAGAATGTAATTACCGCTTAGACCTATTGGACGCGAATATAGCGGCCGGGCGCATTCCCGCCGTTGTTCGGAACCGTACGCTAAAATCGCATTTAAGCTACGACCATTGCGTACAGGCGTTACAAGCCAACGATATAAAGGGGGTAAATAATATTGTTCTTATCCACCTTTCCGACGGTAACAGCAACGCCGAACAATTCCGGGCCGGAGTGCGAGCCGCAACCGGTAAGACCGTACATATAGCCGAAGCGGGGCTAATAATCAATTTCGACAAAACCCCCTTTTGA
- a CDS encoding AAA family ATPase, translated as MSKKVTLKELTLKNFKGIRDLAVKFGEVTTIAGANATGKSTVFDAFTWVLFGKDSNDRTDSGKGAFTVKTVGPDGNPILKLEHSVTAVLDVNGEEVALTRTLTEDWVKPRGKAEVELKGNTTHYFCNGVEIKAGAFQEKVTAITEEQLFKLITNPAYFPSLDWKTQREILLRIAGGVTYEEVAAGRADFAAILSLLSGKDLAEFKQEIAYRKSRIKEGLGKCPIEINAIDSVTPEAPDYEALEAEKVRLSAELEEVETAITDVAETARKHYEGVQGKRKAINDLRNQQQDIIFRARQAAQKEGYEKNAKRNEVKTSYEITKREAENYNTASENGLSDIRYTIKTLTSEIAGLSAKVEAKREEWNTRNAEEYKVSTDGLICPIYETLCSDASVLRMDAIAKEKARAKFDEAKTRDLTRITEEGKTLNQRIAEKKARLQELEAQLSERMEVIAAKKAEYAKKLQDLEAEIAANPEVTVSTDIIPEDLPEWKEIEARIAEISATISDIPAADTTELTAKKRELTALLDEVKQKLNIRATIEKNAAKKAEILAREKELAQQQADLEKQEFTIDELNKARMDEVERRVNSKFQTVRFRMFEAQLNGGETPTCIAMVDGVKYADLNTAGKINAGLDIINTLCLYHGVSAPVFIDNAESVNQLFPVASQLVKLVVTTDRELTINHL; from the coding sequence ATGAGCAAGAAGGTAACATTAAAAGAATTGACCCTTAAAAACTTTAAGGGTATTAGGGACTTGGCCGTAAAATTCGGCGAAGTAACCACCATTGCCGGCGCAAACGCGACGGGTAAAAGCACCGTTTTCGACGCTTTTACTTGGGTGCTTTTCGGCAAAGACAGTAACGACCGTACGGATAGCGGGAAAGGCGCATTTACCGTTAAGACGGTCGGCCCGGACGGGAACCCTATACTTAAATTGGAACATTCCGTAACGGCGGTTTTAGACGTAAACGGCGAAGAAGTAGCCCTTACCCGCACCCTTACGGAAGATTGGGTAAAACCGCGCGGCAAGGCCGAAGTAGAACTTAAAGGAAATACTACGCATTACTTCTGCAATGGCGTAGAAATTAAGGCGGGAGCGTTCCAAGAGAAAGTAACGGCCATAACCGAAGAACAACTTTTTAAGTTAATTACGAACCCGGCTTACTTCCCTTCGTTGGATTGGAAGACCCAGCGCGAAATATTGCTACGCATTGCCGGGGGTGTAACATACGAAGAAGTGGCCGCCGGTCGCGCCGATTTTGCGGCTATCCTTTCGCTGCTTTCCGGTAAAGATTTGGCGGAGTTCAAGCAAGAAATAGCCTACCGCAAAAGCCGGATTAAGGAAGGTTTGGGGAAATGCCCTATCGAGATTAACGCAATAGACAGCGTTACGCCCGAAGCACCGGATTACGAAGCCTTGGAAGCCGAAAAGGTACGCTTATCCGCCGAATTGGAAGAAGTGGAAACGGCTATTACGGACGTTGCAGAAACGGCCCGCAAACACTACGAAGGGGTGCAGGGAAAACGCAAAGCGATTAACGACCTTCGGAACCAGCAGCAAGATATAATTTTTCGGGCAAGGCAGGCGGCCCAAAAGGAAGGCTACGAGAAGAATGCCAAACGTAACGAGGTTAAGACCAGCTACGAAATAACCAAGCGGGAAGCAGAAAATTATAATACCGCTTCGGAAAACGGCCTTTCCGATATTCGCTATACTATTAAAACCCTTACTTCCGAAATAGCGGGCTTATCCGCCAAGGTGGAAGCCAAGCGCGAAGAATGGAATACGCGGAACGCCGAAGAATACAAAGTAAGTACCGACGGCCTTATTTGCCCGATATACGAAACCTTATGCTCGGACGCAAGCGTTTTGCGTATGGACGCTATTGCCAAAGAGAAGGCGCGGGCCAAATTCGACGAAGCCAAGACCCGCGACCTTACCCGGATTACCGAAGAAGGCAAAACGCTAAACCAGCGAATAGCCGAAAAGAAAGCCCGGTTACAGGAATTGGAAGCCCAACTTTCCGAACGTATGGAAGTTATCGCCGCCAAGAAAGCCGAATACGCGAAGAAGTTACAGGACTTGGAAGCGGAAATAGCCGCCAACCCGGAAGTAACCGTATCTACCGACATTATCCCCGAAGACTTACCCGAATGGAAGGAGATAGAAGCCCGGATAGCCGAAATATCCGCTACCATTTCGGATATACCGGCGGCCGATACTACCGAGCTTACCGCCAAGAAACGGGAACTTACGGCCCTTTTGGACGAAGTAAAACAAAAGCTAAATATTCGGGCTACCATTGAAAAGAACGCCGCAAAGAAGGCCGAAATATTGGCGCGGGAAAAGGAATTAGCCCAGCAGCAAGCAGACTTAGAAAAGCAGGAATTTACGATAGACGAACTTAATAAGGCCCGAATGGACGAAGTAGAACGCCGGGTAAATAGTAAGTTCCAAACCGTCCGCTTCCGAATGTTCGAAGCCCAGCTAAATGGCGGCGAAACCCCTACTTGTATCGCAATGGTAGACGGGGTTAAGTACGCAGACCTCAATACTGCCGGAAAGATAAACGCCGGGCTTGACATCATTAACACGCTTTGCCTGTATCACGGGGTAAGCGCACCGGTATTCATCGACAACGCCGAAAGCGTAAACCAACTATTCCCGGTTGCTTCCCAGCTTGTAAAATTGGTTGTAACCACCGACAGAGAATTAACCATTAACCACTTATAA
- a CDS encoding DUF3853 family protein, which yields MADLNTRLIDLTAGELLELIGKGQSPRIEVDVTKDPNKKYVYGRAGIAELFKCSKTTASRIKQSGLIDGAYRQVGRLIIVDAEKALELAAKRAKKSNNRNK from the coding sequence ATGGCAGACTTAAATACAAGACTTATAGACCTTACGGCGGGGGAATTATTGGAACTAATAGGGAAAGGACAAAGCCCCCGGATAGAAGTAGACGTTACCAAAGACCCAAATAAAAAGTACGTCTACGGCCGGGCCGGGATTGCCGAACTATTCAAATGTTCCAAGACTACCGCCAGCCGCATAAAGCAAAGCGGATTAATCGACGGCGCATATAGGCAGGTCGGAAGGTTGATAATAGTAGATGCGGAAAAAGCCTTAGAGTTGGCCGCAAAGCGAGCAAAGAAAAGTAACAACCGAAATAAATAA